In the genome of Arthrobacter alpinus, the window GGCGCCAAGTTGGAGCGCCTCATCGAGGGCTCCCGGTGAGGTGCGAAGTGCCTGAACGTCATCGAAGAGTTGATCGATAAGGTACTCGTACGCCCAGTGGATGGCACCGCGAAGATTCGTGGCCTGCCGCAACGACTGAGCCCGGACATCGGGGTTGAGCTCCACGGTGGAGTAGCCCAGGCGTTCCAGATCCAGACCCGGAAGTTTTTCGGCGGCAGCAAAAATTGTGTGGAGCCAATCGTCTTCACTCTCGGGCTCCTCGTCACCAAGAACGTCGCCAAACTCTGCGTCAAACTCTCCGTCGACGTCGTCTTCCAGATCATCCTGGGCAAGCCATGCATCTGGTTCCCCTGACGCGCCATCGATCCACATACTGGCTCCGAGCGCCGTGACTCCGGGCACCGCACCGAGCACGTCGTCAGGCTCCACCAGCATCATGAGGGCCGATTCGGGACTCTCCGCGGCCTGGGCGAGCAGCTCAACAAGGGCATGCGAATCACCGTCCGACTGTTCGCGTGCCCACTTCCGGGCGTGGGCCTGAACAGCGTCCGGGTGATCAAATTCCAGATCAATTTCAAGGTGCAGCTTTGCTGTCCGCGGAATATCCATGTCCGGTAGCTTACCGTGGAGCCGGGGCGGGAGCCTGAGCCGCTCCCGTGAGCAATAGCTCCAATCCAAAGGTGAAGGCGGCATCGGTGTCGGCCAGATCGGCAGGGGCCTGAATGACGCCGGCCCGGATCAGGCCGCTGCGGGTTTGTTCCGCGGTGACGCTGCCCAAGATGAAGTGCACCAGCGATCGGGCAGCCCAGCCGGCGTTGCTCCCTTGGAGGCCTGCTGCCTCAAAACCGTGGCCAAGGCGGCGCAACGCTGTGAGCGATTCCGGGTCAATGGCGTAGGCCAGCGCAACCACCTCGGCGCCGTCGCGCACTTTCAGAAGTGCCTGGCGGATGGCCTGCGAATGCCGGCGGAGAGGTGCGAACGCGTCGGCACCTTTGGCTGCATCCAGAGGACCGGAATCTGCCGGTACCAGAATCAGGACCGACAGGACGCCGAGCAACTCTTGCTTGTTTTTCACATGCCAGTACAAGGCCCCGGGCTGCACCCCCAAGTCGCGTGCGAGCCGCCGCATGGACAGGTCTTCCAGCCCATAATCCCGCAGGATTTCAAAGGCGGTCTCGATGACCTGGTCACGCGTCAGTGGCATGTGCTGCATTCCTTTGTCGAGGTGGCGCCGGGGATACGTGGCCGCCACCATCCATTTTGCCCCATGCTTGCGGCAGCGGCCGCGCACGCCGTCGCTTGAGCGGAGGGCATTTGACAGAACGACCGCCGGTTTTGATACTTGAACAGTGTTCAATAATTTCCAAGCTCTCGCCGACCGGCAGTTGTCCGGCGCCACCTTGACCCGCCAAGACGCCCTGGCTGTCCTGAATTCCACCGACGAACAAATGCTTGATGTGGTGGCCGCCGCCGCGCGCTTGCGTCGTGCGCACTTTGCCAACACGGTGAAGGTGAACTACCTGGTCAACCTCAAGTCAGGGCTGTGCCCGGAGGACTGCACCTACTGTTCCCAGCGCTTGGGGTCGGCCGCGCAGATCCTCAAATACACCTGGATTAAACCGGAAGAAGCCCTGGAGCAAGCGGCAACAGGCATCGCCGCGGGAGCAAGCCGGGTGTGTCTCGTGGCGAGTGGCAAGGGCCCCACGGACCGTGATGTTGAGCGCGTTGCTGGCATGGTGGAGGGCCTGAAGGACCAGCATCCGCAGGTGGAGGTTTGTGCCTGCCTTGGCATTCTGAAGGATGGTCAGGCGGAAAAGCTCAAGGCCTGTGGGGTGGACGCATACAACCACAACCTGAACACGAGCGAAGAAATGTACAAAGAAATCTGCTCCACGCATGAATTCGCCGACCGGGTCCGGACCGTTGAACATGCCAAGAGCGCCGGACTGTCTCCGTGCTCGGGACTGATTGTGGGCATGGGTGAGAGCGACGATGACCTCATCGATGCCATCTTCGCCCTGCGAGACCTGGGCAGCGACTCCATCCCTGTCAACTTCCTCATGCCATTTGAAGGCACCCCGCTGGAAGGCACCTGGCTATTGACCCCTGCTCGATGCCTGCGCATCCTCGCTACTGTTCGCTTCGCCTGCCCCGAGGTGGAAATCCGCATGGCCGGTGGGCGGGAAATGCACCTGAGGACGCTCCAGCCCTTGGCCCTCAACATCGCCAACTCGCTGTTCCTGGGTGATTACCTCACCAGCGAGGGACAGCCCGGCGAGGCCGATCTGGCGATGATTGCCGACGCCGGTTTCACGGTTCTCGGCAGCAGCCCTGTCCCCGACACTCCTTCCACCCACGACGGCGATCCCCAGGCTGGTGCCCAGCCCACCATCCGGCGCCGAGGTGCCGGGACGGAATTCGCCGCCAATGCTTAGTGCCCCCGCCGTCGAACATGGTGGCCGGAACGCCGCAGGAACAACACACCGTTCCTTGGCAGAGCGGGACCGTGGTTTGCTGTGGCACCCCTATGCTTCCCTTGATGGGCCCGCGCCCTACGCAGTCCTGGGGGCGGCCGGGACCAAACTCGACCTTGAGGCTCCTGGTGGCCAGAGGTTCGAGGTGATTGACGCCATGAGTTCTTGGTGGTCGGCCGTCCACGGGTACCGCAATGAGGCACTGGACGCGGCACTTCTGGAGCAGGCTGGATCGTTTTCACATGTCATGTTTGGCGGGTTGACTCACGCACCGGCGGTTATTCTGGCCGAAAAGTTGATAGACATGGCCCCGAGCGGCCTGGAGCATGTGTTTTTCGCCGATTCGGGTTCAGTTTCGGTGGAAGTGGCGTTGAAATTGGCCGTGCAGTACCAGCGAGCGGCTGGGTATTCGCGCCGGGCCCGCTTCCTGGCGCTCTCGGGCGGGTATCACGGTGACACGTTTGCCGCGATGAGCGTATGTGATCCCGTGGATGGCATGCACTCCGAGTTTCCGGGTCTTGTGGCTCCGCAGCTGTTTTTGCCGAGGCCGCCGAAAGCCCGTTTGATCAAGGGGGAACTTCGCTCGGATCCACTGGAAGTGGCCCAATGGGTGGGCGTATTGGAAGAGATGGTCCTCACCCACCTGGATGAACTGGCAGCCATTGTTCTTGAACCCGTGCTCCAGGGCGCCGGGGGCATGCACATCTATGCGCCGGAGTGTGTCCGGGCTGCCCGTCGTGTGGCCAGTGAACACGGCCTTTTGCTGATCGTGGACGAGATTGCCACGGGTTTCGGCCGTACTGGCAGACTTTTTGCCTCCGAATGGTCGGCCGTCACGCCGGACATCATGTGCGTGGGCAAGGCACTTACCGGCGGTTATCTGACGCTTGCGGCCATGCTGTGCTCACGAGAGGTGGCGGCCGTCATCACGGCATCGCCTCTGCGAGCGCTCCTCCATGGGCCAACGTTCATGGCCAACCCCTTGGCGTGTGCCGTTGCAGTGGCGTCGTTGACGTTGCTGGACTCTGAACCCTGGCAACGGCAGGTTGGCGCTCTTGAAGCAGGGCTCACCGCGGCGTTGGCGCCCGCGGCCGCGCTTTCGCAGGTTCGCGACGTTCGGGTGCTGGGTGGCGTCGGCGTGATCCAGCTGAACGTGCCGGCGGATGTCACGGCACTGACCCGGGTGGCTGTGGAACATGGGGTATGGGTCCGTCCTTTCCGTGACCTTGTTTACACCATGCCTCCGTACATAAGTTCGGCCGAGGATATTGCCGCCATCGGCGCCGGCCTGTGCGCAGCCGTGGCCGCGGTACATGGTCAATGAGACACACAGTTGCTGAGTCCCCAACGGCAAACACCGGCGCCATGGATGCCTGGCTGCAGAGCCGAGCCAATGTCCGCGAGCGCCGTGGCCTGACGCGGAGGGCAGGTGCCTCCGGTTGCGAAGATGCTGGCACCATGCTGGATTTGGCGAGCAACGACTATTTGGGCCTGTCTCGGGATTCCCGTCTTACGGCGGCCGCCGTAGCCGCTGTTGAGCAGTTCGGATCAGGAGCCCGTGCGTCCCGGGTGGTGACTGGGACACTGCCGGCCCATGAGTTCTTGGAAGAGAAGCTGTGTACGCTCACGGGTGCTGCGTCAGCGCTGGTGTTTTCCTCCGGGTATCTGGCAAATCTTGGCATCCTTGGGTCCTTGGGAGGCCCGGGTACGCTCCTCATCCTCGATGCGCACGTGCATGCTTCGCTGTTGGACGCGGCCCGGCTTTCGCGCTCACCCGTTGTCACGGTTTCACATAGCGATCTGGAGGACGTGGAGAGGGCGCTGAAATCCAGGAGTCAGCCCCGGGCAGTGGTGGTGGTGGAATCCCTGTATTCGGTGCTGGGGGACAGTGCAAACCTCATGGAGCTGGCGGCCTTGTGCGCCATGTATGACGCGTGGCTGCTGGTCGACGAGGCTCATGGGATCGGCGTGGCGGGTTCTGGGCGCGGTGCGGTACACGCCGCCGGGCTTGCGGGGGCCCCACACGTGGTCGTGACGGCGACACTGTCCAAGGCTCTTGGTGCGCAGGGTGGCGCTGTCCTCGGGTCCGCTGCATTGCGGGATCACTTGGTCAACACGGCACGCCCCTTCATCTTTGACACGGCCTTGGCCCCTGCGTCCGCCGCAGCGGCGGCAAGAGCGGCACAAATCATCGCCGCAGAGCCTGAACTTGCCACGAGACTTCAGGACAACGCAGCAACCCTGGCTGATCTGTGTGGGATCGGGCGCTCGCAGGGCGCCGTGCAATCCATACCCATGGCAACAGCTGACGATGCCGTGGCCGCAGCCGCCCGGTTGCGTGCCGCCGGAGTCCTGGTGGGATGCTTCAGGCCGCCCAGCGTGCCCGACGGCGTATCCCGCCTGCGCCTGACGGCCCGGGCCGATCTCACACACGGACAGATGGTCCACGCTGCGCGGCTGATCCGTGCAGTTCTGCAGGAACAGCCTGCGCGGAATCTTGAACACGGCGGCATGAGCCGGAATGGGAACAACATATGAACTACCTCGTTGTAGGAGAGCCTGACACCGTCAAGGAGGTTATGCGACGCACGGATGATTTTGCGCCGAGCAATGCCCTGACCTCAGTGGTGCCGCTGGCTCCGGCCACCTTGCGCATTCTGAGCAAAGCCAAGTTTGCCTTACCCCCGGTGTTGGCCTCGGCCACGGGGGAGCGGCACCGGATGGTGCGCAAGATGGTGGCGGGCTTCTTCACCCCGGCCAAGGTGGCAGCAGTGGCCCCGCGCGTGCAAGAGCTGACACGCCACCGAATCGCGGAGACTGCCGTCGCACTGGACGCCGGCCCCGTGGACCTGTCCCTTTCACTGGCTCGCCACGTGCCACCGGTCATCATGGCCGAACTTACGGCGCAGGAAAACCCGCCCTTGGACACGCTCAAGGTGTGGAGCAGGGACTCCTTGGAGTTGTTCTGGGGATGGCCAGGGCCTGGACGCCAGCTCGAACTTGCTCTCAGCGCCGCCGAGTTTTATGGCTGGCTACGTGCGGAGGTGGAGGCAAGTCGTGGCCGGGACTCCCTGTTCGGAGTGCTGCTGGCGGCGGGCCTGTCCACAGCGGAGGTATGTTCACTGGGTTACTTCCTTGTCATTGCCGGACAAGAAACCACCTCACAGCTGATCAACACTGCGTTGTATAGGGGGCTCGGGCGTGGCACCCATGGATGGGCCGAACTTGCTGACCCGAAGCGTGCCGCCGAGCACGTGCGCGGCGTCCTGGCCGAGGAATCATCGGTACACACATGGCGCCGCGCCGCCCTCCACGACACCGAACTCCGGGGAGTGACGCTGCCGGCCGGTGCCGAGATTCTCCTGGAACTTTCCGGTCGTCATGCACCCGACTCCCCGCCTGCCGCCTACTCGCTCGCTTTCGGGTACGGACTGCACCGCTGCCTCGGTGCCAAACTTGCCGAGCTTGAAACCCAACTCGTAGTCCAGGAAACAGCGGCCGCCCTGCCCCATCTTGAACGCACAGGCCCCGAACCTGAATGGTTGCGTCTGCTGTCCTTCCAAACTCCGCAATCGGTCATGGCCGCAAGGCTGCCACAGTGAAACGCGGAAAGGCAAGTGTCGCCGGGGCAGAGCTTCCCGGCGTCGTACTCATCACCGGCACGGACACCGACGTAGGCAAGACAGTGGCGACGGCGGCACTTGCCGCGGCACTGCAGGCACAAGGCGCTTGCGTGGCCGTCTACAAACCCGTTCAAACCGGTGTGTCCCCGGGCGATGGCGGGGACATGGGTGAGGTTCGGCGCTTGGCCGGAACTGACGAATGCCTCGAAGGGATTCGACTGACGCTGCCCATGGCCCCCGTCGCCGCGGCCGTGCGTGAGGCCAAAGTGCTGCCAGCACTTGAGGTCCATGCGGCTGCGATAGCAGACCTGGCCGACAAGTATGATCACGTCCTGGTAGAGGGAGCCGGCGGACTTCTGGTGGCGCTGGACGGAGACGGGAACACCATCGCCGAATTGGCCAGAGCCCTGGAAGATGGCCCGGCGAGCCCATGTGCCGTGGTTGTGGTGTGCCGCAGCGGACTCGGCACCCTCAATCACACCCTGCTGACTCTGGAGGCGCTCGCGGTTCGTGGTTTGAACACCACTGGGCTGGTGGTGGGCGCCTGGCCCCGGGACCCCAGCGCGATTGAGCTGGACAATAGAGTATTCCTCGAGCAACTTCCCACCCCACTGTTGGGATGCCTGCCCGAGAAAGCATCGGCGCTCTCCGGGGAACAATTCCGTGCGGCGGCCCCTGAATGGTTGCGTGGGCGCGGATGAAAGCCGTCTCCACTCGAGGCAAGAAGGGCACCAACAGTTAGATGGGCTGCGGACCTTCGTAATGGTCCAAATGGACAATTTTTCAGGCCGGTGAAGAAATAATTGAAATTACTATCGAATCAACTGGATTTATCACCGGTTTGTGATGTAGTTTATCTATTAGTCCCCGACAAACCGTCCGGGACGTCCGCGTGCAATCGAAGGGAGGCCATGATGTTTACAACTATCAAGTCCGGAGTAATCGGATCTGTTCATGCCTTGCCCGGCACGCCTGTCAATCGCCGTCACAGCTAACACTGTCACCGCGTAGGGCCGCCGCCGCAAGGCTGTCCAGACTAGGTCACGTCTACGTGACCATCTCCCGACCCGTCAATCCTGGTCATTCGCTGCACCCCCTGGTAAGCACCCTTGTCCTTTCCGCGCCTCTGGCGTGGTTGACATGTGTTGCTTTTCTTGCCGCGAAAGGCCAGCGCCTGACTGCCGGACTCCAAGCACAAAACAAACCGCGCTTTTTTGTGCTCTCATAATGCCGTTTTAAATTCATTTCGATTATGAAAGAAGGGCCTTATTTGTCGCGCCATAAAATGTCCAACAATTCACCACAATTATTGAAGGGAGGTGCCAGCATGAACCCCAAGTCATTTAGATCATCCGTCAAGCGGATATTCTTCACCCCCGTGGATCAGGAAAAGTTCAACCAGCTTCGCGAACGTCAGTACCGCGAAATCATCCGGGTTGACCTGTTCAACATCCGGTAAGTTTCCTGCCGTTCACCTTGTGCCAGCGACGGCACGCCACTGAAAGGAGGGAGCGAGATGACCATTACACATTTCGAAATCCTCATTCCCCATGCCGGTTCGGTGCACATTGCACCGACCGGCCACCGTGAACAGCCCGTGCTGACCAGCACGGGCTGTTTCATTTAATGAATCAGTCAATTCTCAATAGTTGAAGCTACAAGTAAGTGGTGTATCTTTGGGGTATGACCAGCGTTGCGGCGTGTGGCCGCCAAAACGAAACCAACCTCAAGGAGAACCCATGAACACCACCCTGCGCGATGTACGCTCGCCCAACTGGAGCACCGTTGATGCTCCTGACGTGGTGGTGCTTTTCCTTCACGGCTTCGGGTCCAACGAACACGAGCTGGCGTCCCTTGCTCCTGCCCTGGGGCTCAACCTTCCGTGGGCATCGCTGCGCGCCCCACTTGAGCTGGGCAACGGGGGAGCGGCGTGGTTTCACATTACGACGCCGGGCGCCCCGGATTCGGCACCCGTTGAACAGGCGAGCGAGGCAATCTGGGCCTGGATCGAGAAAAACGTGGATCCCGGAACGCGCATCGTTCCCATTGGCTTCTCGCAGGGCGGGCTCATGGCAAGCCAATTGTTGCGCACCAAGCCGGAGCGAGTAGTGGCACCGGTTGTCCTTGGCGGATTCGTGCTGGGCGCACCGCAACCCGGTGACAATACCCTGAGCGAACACCGCCCGGCACTTTTCTGGGGACGAGGCGCCGAGGACGGGGTCATCGCGCCGGCAGCCATTGCCCGCAGCAGCGACTTCCTGCCACGGCACACCACGCTCAATGAACGGATTTACCCCGGGCTGGGGCATGGCATCAACGCCGCCGAGCTCA includes:
- a CDS encoding TetR/AcrR family transcriptional regulator C-terminal domain-containing protein, with protein sequence MPLTRDQVIETAFEILRDYGLEDLSMRRLARDLGVQPGALYWHVKNKQELLGVLSVLILVPADSGPLDAAKGADAFAPLRRHSQAIRQALLKVRDGAEVVALAYAIDPESLTALRRLGHGFEAAGLQGSNAGWAARSLVHFILGSVTAEQTRSGLIRAGVIQAPADLADTDAAFTFGLELLLTGAAQAPAPAPR
- the bioB gene encoding biotin synthase BioB codes for the protein MFNNFQALADRQLSGATLTRQDALAVLNSTDEQMLDVVAAAARLRRAHFANTVKVNYLVNLKSGLCPEDCTYCSQRLGSAAQILKYTWIKPEEALEQAATGIAAGASRVCLVASGKGPTDRDVERVAGMVEGLKDQHPQVEVCACLGILKDGQAEKLKACGVDAYNHNLNTSEEMYKEICSTHEFADRVRTVEHAKSAGLSPCSGLIVGMGESDDDLIDAIFALRDLGSDSIPVNFLMPFEGTPLEGTWLLTPARCLRILATVRFACPEVEIRMAGGREMHLRTLQPLALNIANSLFLGDYLTSEGQPGEADLAMIADAGFTVLGSSPVPDTPSTHDGDPQAGAQPTIRRRGAGTEFAANA
- a CDS encoding adenosylmethionine--8-amino-7-oxononanoate transaminase codes for the protein MLSAPAVEHGGRNAAGTTHRSLAERDRGLLWHPYASLDGPAPYAVLGAAGTKLDLEAPGGQRFEVIDAMSSWWSAVHGYRNEALDAALLEQAGSFSHVMFGGLTHAPAVILAEKLIDMAPSGLEHVFFADSGSVSVEVALKLAVQYQRAAGYSRRARFLALSGGYHGDTFAAMSVCDPVDGMHSEFPGLVAPQLFLPRPPKARLIKGELRSDPLEVAQWVGVLEEMVLTHLDELAAIVLEPVLQGAGGMHIYAPECVRAARRVASEHGLLLIVDEIATGFGRTGRLFASEWSAVTPDIMCVGKALTGGYLTLAAMLCSREVAAVITASPLRALLHGPTFMANPLACAVAVASLTLLDSEPWQRQVGALEAGLTAALAPAAALSQVRDVRVLGGVGVIQLNVPADVTALTRVAVEHGVWVRPFRDLVYTMPPYISSAEDIAAIGAGLCAAVAAVHGQ
- a CDS encoding 8-amino-7-oxononanoate synthase, with product MRHTVAESPTANTGAMDAWLQSRANVRERRGLTRRAGASGCEDAGTMLDLASNDYLGLSRDSRLTAAAVAAVEQFGSGARASRVVTGTLPAHEFLEEKLCTLTGAASALVFSSGYLANLGILGSLGGPGTLLILDAHVHASLLDAARLSRSPVVTVSHSDLEDVERALKSRSQPRAVVVVESLYSVLGDSANLMELAALCAMYDAWLLVDEAHGIGVAGSGRGAVHAAGLAGAPHVVVTATLSKALGAQGGAVLGSAALRDHLVNTARPFIFDTALAPASAAAAARAAQIIAAEPELATRLQDNAATLADLCGIGRSQGAVQSIPMATADDAVAAAARLRAAGVLVGCFRPPSVPDGVSRLRLTARADLTHGQMVHAARLIRAVLQEQPARNLEHGGMSRNGNNI
- a CDS encoding cytochrome P450, with product MNYLVVGEPDTVKEVMRRTDDFAPSNALTSVVPLAPATLRILSKAKFALPPVLASATGERHRMVRKMVAGFFTPAKVAAVAPRVQELTRHRIAETAVALDAGPVDLSLSLARHVPPVIMAELTAQENPPLDTLKVWSRDSLELFWGWPGPGRQLELALSAAEFYGWLRAEVEASRGRDSLFGVLLAAGLSTAEVCSLGYFLVIAGQETTSQLINTALYRGLGRGTHGWAELADPKRAAEHVRGVLAEESSVHTWRRAALHDTELRGVTLPAGAEILLELSGRHAPDSPPAAYSLAFGYGLHRCLGAKLAELETQLVVQETAAALPHLERTGPEPEWLRLLSFQTPQSVMAARLPQ
- the bioD gene encoding dethiobiotin synthase, which gives rise to MKRGKASVAGAELPGVVLITGTDTDVGKTVATAALAAALQAQGACVAVYKPVQTGVSPGDGGDMGEVRRLAGTDECLEGIRLTLPMAPVAAAVREAKVLPALEVHAAAIADLADKYDHVLVEGAGGLLVALDGDGNTIAELARALEDGPASPCAVVVVCRSGLGTLNHTLLTLEALAVRGLNTTGLVVGAWPRDPSAIELDNRVFLEQLPTPLLGCLPEKASALSGEQFRAAAPEWLRGRG
- a CDS encoding alpha/beta hydrolase codes for the protein MNTTLRDVRSPNWSTVDAPDVVVLFLHGFGSNEHELASLAPALGLNLPWASLRAPLELGNGGAAWFHITTPGAPDSAPVEQASEAIWAWIEKNVDPGTRIVPIGFSQGGLMASQLLRTKPERVVAPVVLGGFVLGAPQPGDNTLSEHRPALFWGRGAEDGVIAPAAIARSSDFLPRHTTLNERIYPGLGHGINAAELSDVRRFLTLEIGAHVAAAA